In Tepidisphaeraceae bacterium, the genomic window CTGCCTCAACGCCCACAAGCGCGGCTGGGACACCTGCCCGAGCAAGTCGGTCCCGGCGGCGGAAATCGAGCGGTTCGTGGTGGAACAGATCAGGAGCATCGGCACCGACCCCGCCGTGGTGGCCGAGACGGTCAAAGCGGCGCGGGGGCAGGTCGAAGCGAAGCTGGCGGAGTTGCGGGCCGAGGACAAGCGGCTGGAGAAGGCGGCCAAGCAGGACCACGCGACCCTGCGCCGGTTGATCGGGCTGCCGCAGCGGGCGGGTGAACTGGCCGCGGCGCAAGAGCGGCTCCGCGACCTAGAGCAGCGGACGTCGGCCGTTCGGTCGGAGTTCGAGTCCCTCAGCAACACGCTAGTCGAGGACCACGAGGTCGGCGCCGCCTTAGCCCGGTTCGGGCCGGCATGGTCGGCCCTAGCCCCGCGCGAACAGGCCCGGCTGGTGCAGCTGCTCGTCGAGCGGGTGGACTACGACGCGGCTGAGGGCAGCGTCTCCCTCACCTTCCGCCCCGGCG contains:
- a CDS encoding recombinase zinc beta ribbon domain-containing protein → PKLAVNETEAEQVRRIFATYLENRALIPAVTAITALGWTTKAWVGRDGTNRGGQPFNKSTLHQLLTNVVYTGKVRYKDEVHPGEHAAIVDEETYQKVQAVLARNGKTGGAAVRNRYGAILKGLLRCSPCDCSMGHTYTSKGSKRYRYYICLNAHKRGWDTCPSKSVPAAEIERFVVEQIRSIGTDPAVVAETVKAARGQVEAKLAELRAEDKRLEKAAKQDHATLRRLIGLPQRAGELAAAQERLRDLEQRTSAVRSEFESLSNTLVEDHEVGAALARFGPAWSALAPREQARLVQLLVERVDYDAAEGSVSLTFRPGGIKQLATPLQEVA